The region TCGATACTACGACAACGACCGCCGCCGCGACCGGGATGATGACGATGATGACGATTAACGCCGTCAGATTTCCCAGATCACGTTGACTGCTGCATAACGCCCCGGCTGGGTCAAACGGCCGAGGCTGGTGGCGTCTTCGTCACGGCCCTGAACGTCACCCCAGTTCCAGTACTGCTTGTCGGTCACGTTGAACAGGCCGCCGTTGATCGACACCTGTTCAGTCACTTGCCACCAGGCATTGAGGTCAAGTACGCCGTAGCCTGGGGTTTCGAACTGGCGATCGATCAGCAGTTCGGCATCGCCAGTGTGGTCAACGCGGTCTTTGGCCTTGACCAGGGTCCACGTCAACTGGCCACCGTAGATACCGCTCGGGGCATCGTAGCCCAGACCAATGACAGCCTTGAGCGGGTCGACACTGTTGAGCGCCTGACCGCTTTCCTCATCCTTGCCACGGGCATAGGCAATCGAACCCAGAGCACGCGTACCCGCGGGCATGAATGCATCGAGCTTGATATCCCCTTTGGCTTCGGCACCGCGAATGGTGACCTTGCCCAGGTTACGTGGCTGGAAGGTCAACAGACCGGTGCCATTGGGATCCGGTACGGTGTCGGTGGCGATGAAGTCTTTGTACTTGTTGTAGAACAGCGCCACACCGAAGCTGCCCAGGTCGTAACGCCCACGCAGGCCAAATTCATAGCTGTCGCTGGTTTCCGGCTTGAGGTCCGGATTGCCGATCTGCTGATAACCGAACTGCGGGTTACTGAACTCACCGTACATGTTCACCGGGCTTGGCGCGCGGAAGCCGGCGGCGTACTGACCGTAGACGCTTTCATGCTCGGTCAGTTGATAGGTGACCGCAAACTTTGGCGAAATATGATCATCAGTAATGCGCGATGGATCGGTTTCGGCCGGCAGCCCGTTGAGGAATTCGTCGGTAACGTGTGGGGTCTGGCGGTAGTAGTCGTAACGCAGGCCTGGCAACAAGGTCCAGCGTCCCATCTTGATGCTGTCCTGCACGAACAGGCCCAAGGACTCACTGGTCGGATCCGGGAAGTCGCTGACCGGGAAGTTCTCGGTGGCCGGTACCGTAGCGCCGGTGTCGAGGCGCACCTCGCTGCCTTTGCGCAGGTTGCTGGCCTCGATACGTTTGAGCTCGGCCCCGTAAATCATGTGGTGACGGGTATCACCCATCGCGAACTGTTTGTCTGCCTGGGTGTTCAGGCTCCACAGGCGCTCTTGGTATTGCGAGTCACGCGAACGTACCCGATCAACCCCGGTAGCAGTTTGGCGTTGCTGCAGGGTTTGCTGCTTGTTGAAGCTTTCCTGATAGTTGAGCTGCCATTTCAACTGGTCTGCCAGCAAGCTGTTCAGGCTCAGGGTGTGCTCAAGGCTGTAGCGGTCACGATCGATGCTGTCCTTCGATTGCGAACCGAGAATAGCCGGGCTGGTAAAAGTCGCCCGTGAGGTGATGTCGCTGAGCAGGTTGCTGTTAGCGTCGTCCTGATAACGCTCGTAAGTGAACTGCAGGCGATCGCCATCGGCATAGTCCCAGCCCAGTTTTGCCAACAGGTTTTCGGTGGTGTAATCAAGCGGGTTGGCTTCTTCACGCGAGCTACCAACACCGCCGTTGCCGCCCCAGGTGTCGGTGGACTGACCGTCACGGCGCCCCAGATGCAGCAAGCCGTCTACCGGACCGGTACGCCCGGCGAAGGTGGCGCTGCGCTGCCAGCTGTCATCACTGCCGTCGTAGCCGGTCTTGAAGCGGGCGTAGGTGTCATCACCCGCTTCCAGATAATCAGCGGCATCCTTGGTCAGGAAGCTGACCGCACCGCCAATGGCGTCGCTGCCGTACAACGAAGACGCCGGCCCACGAATGATTTCTACCTGCTTGATGGTGTCGAGGTCGACGTAATTACTGCGCACATCCTGGAACGGACTGAAGAAGTTGCTTTGCGGTACCCGAACACCATCGACCTGGGTGAGCACACGGTTGCCATCGATACCGCGGATATTGGCCCCCGACAGACCGAAGCGACTACCGGTACCACTCACCGAAACGCCCGGCTCGTAGCGCACTAGATCCTTGAGGTTCTTGTCGTTGTGCTGATCGATTTCACGCTCGTCGTGCACCGACACCGTACTGGGCACCTGCAGCAATGTTTGCTCGGTGCGCGTGGCGGTCACGCTGACTGTATCGAATTGAGTAACCGGCTCGGCAGCCAGGGCCAGCGATGGCGATAGCAGCAGCAAGGCAAGCCAGGAACGCTGGGGAAATGGCGGGCGGATCGACATCTGACTGGACTCCTGAACGTCAGCCACGATCACGCGCTGGCGGCCTCAAGGCGCCCTGCACGAGCCGCTGCAGCTGACTGGCATATGTTTTGTTATGAGCCCGGCGATGACCACATTCTGTGCATGGCTACTCACCGAGTGGTTGTTTTGGCAGCGGCGCGAAGATAACCAGCTTGACTTGTAAATGCAAATTATTACCATGTGCATTCAATCTTATAAGAACGATCGTGCATGAAGC is a window of Pseudomonas sp. DG56-2 DNA encoding:
- a CDS encoding TonB-dependent hemoglobin/transferrin/lactoferrin family receptor, encoding MSIRPPFPQRSWLALLLLSPSLALAAEPVTQFDTVSVTATRTEQTLLQVPSTVSVHDEREIDQHNDKNLKDLVRYEPGVSVSGTGSRFGLSGANIRGIDGNRVLTQVDGVRVPQSNFFSPFQDVRSNYVDLDTIKQVEIIRGPASSLYGSDAIGGAVSFLTKDAADYLEAGDDTYARFKTGYDGSDDSWQRSATFAGRTGPVDGLLHLGRRDGQSTDTWGGNGGVGSSREEANPLDYTTENLLAKLGWDYADGDRLQFTYERYQDDANSNLLSDITSRATFTSPAILGSQSKDSIDRDRYSLEHTLSLNSLLADQLKWQLNYQESFNKQQTLQQRQTATGVDRVRSRDSQYQERLWSLNTQADKQFAMGDTRHHMIYGAELKRIEASNLRKGSEVRLDTGATVPATENFPVSDFPDPTSESLGLFVQDSIKMGRWTLLPGLRYDYYRQTPHVTDEFLNGLPAETDPSRITDDHISPKFAVTYQLTEHESVYGQYAAGFRAPSPVNMYGEFSNPQFGYQQIGNPDLKPETSDSYEFGLRGRYDLGSFGVALFYNKYKDFIATDTVPDPNGTGLLTFQPRNLGKVTIRGAEAKGDIKLDAFMPAGTRALGSIAYARGKDEESGQALNSVDPLKAVIGLGYDAPSGIYGGQLTWTLVKAKDRVDHTGDAELLIDRQFETPGYGVLDLNAWWQVTEQVSINGGLFNVTDKQYWNWGDVQGRDEDATSLGRLTQPGRYAAVNVIWEI